Proteins found in one Actinokineospora alba genomic segment:
- a CDS encoding TIGR03936 family radical SAM-associated protein gives MQKLRLRYAKRGRLRFTSHRDVARTFERALRRAGVPMAYSQGFSPHPKISWIGAAPTGVASEAEYVEISVVEAVDPARLAAALDEALPPGIDVLESVVAGPGGLAERMEASRWRIELPGVPVDELRGAVAKLLAEEHVEVERLTKDGRRLIDARPAVIRADVLDSADPESGVGIDMPVDSPPYGILVAVVRQTTPAVRPDDVLSALRVVAALEPPVPAKATRMAQGRLDDDGVLSDPLALDRAATAG, from the coding sequence GTGCAGAAGCTGCGCCTGCGCTACGCCAAACGGGGAAGGCTCCGCTTCACCTCACACCGCGACGTGGCCCGCACGTTCGAGCGCGCGCTGCGCCGGGCGGGTGTGCCGATGGCCTATTCCCAGGGATTCAGCCCGCACCCGAAGATCTCGTGGATCGGCGCGGCGCCGACCGGGGTGGCCAGTGAGGCCGAGTACGTGGAGATCTCGGTCGTCGAGGCGGTCGACCCGGCCAGGCTGGCGGCCGCGCTCGACGAGGCGCTCCCGCCGGGCATCGACGTGCTGGAGTCGGTCGTGGCCGGTCCGGGCGGGCTCGCGGAGCGGATGGAGGCCAGCCGCTGGCGCATCGAGCTGCCGGGTGTGCCGGTCGACGAGCTGCGCGGCGCGGTGGCGAAGCTCCTCGCCGAGGAACACGTCGAAGTGGAGCGGCTCACCAAGGACGGCAGGCGGCTGATCGACGCCCGACCTGCGGTTATTCGTGCCGACGTGCTCGACTCCGCCGACCCGGAGTCCGGTGTGGGCATCGACATGCCAGTGGATTCGCCCCCGTATGGGATACTGGTCGCGGTCGTTCGGCAGACAACACCAGCCGTTCGGCCCGACGACGTACTGAGCGCGTTGCGCGTCGTCGCCGCTCTGGAACCGCCCGTGCCCGCGAAGGCGACGCGGATGGCCCAGGGACGGCTTGACGACGA